A single Tenacibaculum sp. 190524A02b DNA region contains:
- a CDS encoding histidine kinase, producing MNKFFKALAIGITTSIVFCVVFVAFFYFFMNEKEMVNKYFISRLISIIFFPVFFSVYFFRRENIDELKFLKYLIRVVVFSVLGDLFLTIIKTYGSGFFNFSPSLNQTFFTILVALASSLILYTSRWKQKEIIYKKDNLLYSWFLVTVFWCFFSILNSKLDFYLLVLASLGQVYVWLLHFMKKSKNSKHLKYIYYLFLVTSPLVYAFLLGEIDKEVYYSSSIIFEIALGGISYEMTLLREVIIPVVYFMLIKILSCFIYTFKETKINKEKESKELQENYKNLKERLSPDYLFQNLNYLSNIIEEAPVKSIQFSENLSEVYRYFLKNEKEDIVKLKEEVGFIESYVSIYKAKTNYRLVFEIEIKEKYMESYIVSGVVYAILKQLENAPKKEVNYRFSVIEEQLTVEIDSILELDNEMEFIKNKYSYFTEECVQFFNSNNKTLIKLPILSEY from the coding sequence TATTTTATATCACGATTAATTTCAATAATCTTTTTTCCTGTATTTTTTTCAGTTTATTTTTTTAGGAGAGAGAATATAGATGAATTGAAGTTTTTAAAATACTTAATAAGGGTAGTGGTATTTTCAGTTTTGGGTGATTTGTTTCTTACCATTATTAAAACATATGGGAGTGGTTTTTTTAATTTTAGTCCAAGTTTAAATCAAACATTTTTTACAATACTAGTAGCTCTAGCTTCGTCTTTGATATTGTATACTTCAAGGTGGAAGCAAAAAGAAATTATTTATAAAAAAGATAATCTATTATATAGTTGGTTTTTGGTAACAGTATTTTGGTGTTTTTTTTCAATATTGAATTCAAAGCTTGATTTTTATCTCTTAGTATTAGCTTCTTTAGGACAAGTTTATGTTTGGTTATTACATTTTATGAAAAAAAGTAAAAACTCAAAACACCTCAAATATATATATTATTTATTTTTAGTAACTAGCCCTTTAGTTTATGCTTTTCTGCTTGGAGAGATAGATAAAGAAGTGTACTATAGTAGCTCTATTATTTTTGAAATAGCATTAGGTGGTATAAGTTACGAAATGACTTTGTTAAGAGAGGTTATAATTCCAGTAGTTTATTTTATGTTAATTAAAATATTGAGTTGTTTTATATATACGTTTAAAGAAACAAAAATAAATAAAGAAAAAGAAAGCAAAGAATTACAAGAGAACTATAAGAATCTAAAAGAAAGGTTAAGTCCAGATTATTTATTTCAAAACCTAAACTATTTAAGTAATATAATAGAAGAAGCCCCAGTTAAATCAATTCAATTTTCAGAAAATCTTTCGGAAGTGTATAGGTATTTCTTAAAGAATGAAAAAGAAGACATTGTAAAATTAAAAGAAGAAGTAGGTTTTATAGAAAGTTATGTTAGTATTTATAAAGCTAAAACTAACTATAGATTAGTTTTTGAAATAGAAATTAAAGAAAAGTACATGGAGAGCTATATAGTTTCAGGAGTTGTTTATGCAATACTGAAACAACTAGAAAACGCCCCCAAAAAAGAGGTGAATTATAGGTTTAGTGTGATAGAAGAGCAGTTAACTGTAGAAATAGATAGTATTCTAGAACTAGATAATGAAATGGAGTTTATAAAAAATAAGTATTCCTATTTTACAGAAGAGTGTGTACAGTTTTTTAACTCTAATAATAAAACATTAATCAAACTTCCAATTTTGTCAGAATATTAA